A window of Ignavibacteria bacterium contains these coding sequences:
- a CDS encoding O-antigen ligase family protein, with translation MSRLNYLRILRSAVVFIFIFSIFNDNLLVDTFGENALKGIFLLFILTNLRRLYLNLLNWKMLRHIKPFFIFLMLTYFLMLIDFSGFERLFENSLLWISMLVIIIYFINYDLDEVLYMIWASLLISSLYAFVSEPISQWTFRRTGGTGDPNEFAAQLLAVLPVSIYLFSKSKNLVFKIILLIASFSVFIYALFLAGSMSSFLVLGFLIPIVLIRYLSLSFTKSLIVIGLGFLMFVVSLLVFQEKLENMEAVQNMLGRTQETGTAQTRMNSWKAGLNMFIDKPLLGVGMREYAEYSPRYSKTFLSQDSVAPHNMFIEVLAESGIIVFMVFVIFLLDLLSRYFNEIRRSDHFWIYMSLLAYVLMGFTLGITYNKFLWLSVALVMNIHRILRTVPETSVAQEPQNFARRIINLEEDKKAEKSLAKEKLLQEKAFRGKLLKGNSNQM, from the coding sequence ATGTCCAGGCTTAATTATTTAAGGATACTAAGAAGCGCGGTTGTTTTTATTTTTATTTTCAGCATTTTCAACGACAACCTTCTTGTTGACACATTTGGTGAGAATGCCTTAAAAGGCATATTTCTTTTATTCATTCTTACCAACCTCAGGAGGCTTTACCTTAACCTTCTTAACTGGAAGATGCTGCGGCATATAAAGCCTTTTTTCATATTTCTTATGTTAACATATTTTCTCATGCTCATTGACTTTTCCGGATTTGAAAGGCTTTTTGAAAATTCGCTCCTCTGGATTTCGATGCTGGTTATCATTATCTATTTTATAAATTATGACCTGGATGAAGTGTTATACATGATATGGGCCTCTCTTCTGATTTCCTCACTTTACGCATTTGTTTCAGAGCCTATATCGCAGTGGACTTTCAGGAGAACAGGCGGCACAGGTGACCCGAATGAGTTTGCCGCGCAGCTGCTTGCTGTTTTACCGGTTTCAATATACCTTTTTTCAAAAAGTAAAAATCTGGTTTTTAAAATTATACTTCTTATTGCTTCATTTTCAGTTTTTATATATGCTCTTTTCCTGGCTGGCTCAATGTCAAGTTTTCTTGTACTTGGGTTTTTAATACCCATTGTGCTTATACGTTATTTAAGCCTTTCGTTTACAAAAAGCCTGATTGTAATCGGGCTGGGTTTTCTGATGTTTGTCGTTTCACTTCTCGTATTCCAGGAAAAGCTGGAGAACATGGAGGCGGTGCAGAACATGCTGGGCCGGACACAGGAGACCGGTACGGCACAGACGAGGATGAACAGCTGGAAGGCGGGCCTAAATATGTTTATTGATAAGCCTTTACTGGGCGTAGGGATGAGGGAGTACGCGGAATATTCCCCCCGATATTCAAAAACTTTCCTGAGCCAAGACTCTGTAGCCCCGCACAATATGTTTATTGAAGTGCTTGCCGAATCGGGAATAATAGTCTTTATGGTGTTTGTCATATTTCTTTTAGACCTGCTTTCAAGATATTTTAATGAGATAAGACGGAGTGATCACTTCTGGATTTACATGTCGCTTCTGGCATACGTTCTAATGGGTTTTACCCTTGGAATTACGTACAATAAATTCTTATGGCTTTCTGTTGCTTTGGTGATGAATATACACAGGATTTTAAGGACTGTCCCTGAAACCAGTGTCGCTCAGGAGCCGCAGAACTTTGCACGCAGGATAATAAATCTTGAGGAAGATAAGAAAGCAGAAAAAAGCTTAGCTAAAGAAAAGCTGCTTCAGGAGAAAGCCTTCAGGGGGAAATTGCTCAAAGGCAACAGCAATCAAATGTAA
- a CDS encoding nucleotide sugar dehydrogenase, protein MKLVEKINDRTAVVGIIGLGYVGLPLSLEFTLKGFNVIGFDLDGKKIQLLSEGKSYIKHINAEKIKLAVESGRFTSTTDFSRLKEPDAIIICVPTPLDEHREPDMSYVVNTAKTVSQYLREGQLVVLESTTYPGTTEEILLPMFEKRVKEAELQPAGAVGEEVSKDELAEEKINEQPTMKVGEDFYLAFSPEREDPNNEKYTTATIPKVIGGVTPVCLEAALALYGHVIDKTVPVSSTRVAEAAKLLENIYRSVNIALVNELKLVFDKMNIDVWEVIEAASTKPFGFHPFYPGPGLGGHCIPIDPFYLSWKARENDSSTRFIELAGEINTFMPYYVVEKAFEALNMQKKSLNGSRVLILGAAYKKDIDDTRESPSLKLIEIFRDKGAKVDYSDPYMPKLPRTRKYSFDMISVELTRENLSGYDLIVLSTDHSDYNYNLISECASVIIDTRNAFGKRGIKNSKIVKA, encoded by the coding sequence AGAAAATTCAACTTTTGAGCGAGGGGAAAAGTTATATAAAGCATATTAATGCCGAAAAAATTAAACTGGCCGTTGAGTCGGGCAGGTTTACTTCAACAACAGACTTTTCGCGCCTGAAGGAGCCTGATGCAATTATAATCTGCGTGCCGACACCTTTAGATGAGCACCGGGAGCCTGATATGAGTTATGTAGTCAATACGGCAAAAACAGTCTCCCAATACCTAAGGGAAGGGCAGCTCGTAGTGCTTGAGTCAACAACTTATCCAGGAACGACAGAAGAGATATTACTTCCAATGTTTGAAAAGCGGGTTAAGGAGGCAGAGCTTCAGCCTGCAGGGGCTGTGGGAGAAGAGGTTTCAAAAGATGAACTGGCAGAAGAAAAAATAAATGAACAGCCTACTATGAAGGTGGGCGAGGATTTTTACCTGGCGTTTTCACCCGAAAGGGAAGACCCGAACAATGAGAAGTACACGACTGCCACTATACCGAAAGTAATTGGCGGCGTAACACCCGTGTGTCTGGAAGCTGCACTGGCGCTCTACGGTCACGTAATAGATAAAACCGTCCCTGTAAGCTCCACCCGTGTTGCAGAGGCTGCAAAGCTGCTTGAGAACATCTACCGTTCTGTCAACATTGCGCTTGTAAATGAGCTTAAGCTTGTATTCGACAAAATGAATATAGACGTCTGGGAAGTAATTGAAGCTGCATCTACAAAGCCTTTCGGCTTTCACCCCTTTTATCCCGGACCGGGATTAGGCGGGCACTGCATTCCTATCGATCCATTCTATCTTTCCTGGAAGGCTCGGGAAAACGACAGCAGCACCAGATTTATTGAGCTGGCAGGAGAAATCAATACATTCATGCCTTACTATGTTGTAGAAAAAGCTTTTGAAGCCTTAAATATGCAGAAGAAATCCTTAAACGGCTCCCGCGTCCTCATTCTGGGAGCAGCCTATAAAAAGGATATTGACGACACGAGAGAGTCCCCTTCATTAAAGCTTATTGAGATATTCAGGGATAAAGGGGCCAAAGTTGATTACAGCGACCCTTATATGCCTAAGCTGCCGAGGACAAGAAAGTATAGTTTTGACATGATTTCAGTTGAGCTTACAAGGGAGAACCTTTCGGGCTATGACCTTATAGTTCTCAGTACAGATCATTCAGACTATAACTATAATCTCATTAGCGAATGTGCTTCTGTTATTATAGACACAAGAAACGCATTTGGCAAAAGGGGAATTAAGAATTCAAAGATAGTGAAAGCATGA